AACCAATATAATTACCCTAAATATAGTATAGAAAAAGTAGCTTGTGGCCTTTAGAGAGTTAGAAGCCTTGAATTCCCTATACTAATTTATCATTATTTATTCCCTATACTAATTTATCATTTTTCCTGTTATATCTACCTAGGCAAAGAACTTAGAAAGTCTGGGCATCTTGAAAGAGCACATACTTATAAGATTGATTTTTGATGGACTGCCGGCATGCAGGGATTCAAAGCTCTTCATAAAGGATCTGCATTTTGATGAGGTGCCAGTGAGGATTTACCTCCCGAGAGTACCTTCTGCAAGCAAACGGAGAGGAGTCATCTTCATCCATGGAGGATGCGGGATGTTCGGAAGCATCAGtaaggaactgaaagagaaaacaagattatTTAGGATTGTtaactatatattttaaaaaactctcCTGAACCTAAAAAGTGACTGAAGCTTATTTTGAGAGATTGAGAGACAGAAAGcacttaatgtttatttttactttttaaactctCTAATCTACCCTTATTTagtatctaaattatttttataggatGTAGCATTCTTTATGGCATATATATTCCTTACAGTAAATGGTGCTGCTAaagaaataaattccttttttgcCTGAAAACCTGACAGAACCTATTCACACCTGTATTCCTCCCTGGAAAACTGCAACATGTTTATGAGGATTTCTATAACTGTTCATGGCAATGCAAGTGGCCTAGAGTAGCCACTTTAGAACATGTGTCCATGATGTACGTACTTTAATTAcgctttttttctccagtttaaTTTATTAGAGAAAGCAGATAATTGCAAacacataatttaaaaagttCGAAAAGATACTGTTTCTACAGGCAGCAGACATGCACACATATTAAACGGTGTTTGAATTCTTTAATTGAAAGAACACATCATTGAGCAAATATCTGTAAACCAAATCTAAATACAGCAAATTCAGAACTAAGGCTCACGGAAAACCCAATGTCTCCTTAAATAGATTAAAAGAGGCATATTTCTGCCCACAACTTTACTATGGAATAATTATATAATTAGACAATTTACTGTAACACAATTTGGATGCCTCAGATTTCTGCCTGAATTAGCCACACAGAGATATCCTGATTTCACAGGGGGCGTACCAGCTGCACCCTCCATTCTTCAGAAAATAGTCAAATCTCTGCTTCAAATGCAGAATTCATTTAGCCTTAGCTGTAGTACTACAATGAGCATTTCCGCAGCACAATATAACATAGCTAAGTCAGTCTCAGACTGAGTTACTTAAAACAACGTAATAAGCTTTTACAAAGATCTCAAGCTATTTTATCCCTTACAACCACTCTAAGGCATTGTGCGTAATAACCAcggaatggtctgggttggaagggaccctaaagatcatacagtcccacccccccgccctgggcagggacacttccactagaccaggctgctcaaagccccgtccaatgtgactttgaacacctccagggatggggcatcctgCTCTGGGCACCGTGTTCtattgtctcaccaccctcatcataaaagccatcttccttatatccaatctaattctaccctctctcagtttaaaaccattgccccttgtctaattgtaataattataataataattccttattttccttaCACATCAACAGTCTCCCAAAATGTAGGAACTTTACAGTGTGTCCTGATGATCGAAAGTCTAGATTATTTTTACCCTAGAGAAAATTTGAGTAGCTCACTAAATAGGCAAGGGAGCCACAGTCATGGTAATatgtcataaaaaaaataagggatGATATTGCTTTAAGTATTCTAAGATATTAATTACATTAACAACATTTGTTCTTCAGGATGTTATGAAAGAATATGCCGGTACATAGCCCGAAAATCTGATTCAGTGGTTGTGTCTGTTGGGTAAGTGAGCTCCACCCCGCGATCCTCCCAGAAGGAGAgagtgctgctgcttccccctgCCGCCCCCACCTCCCCGAACAATGTCCATCCTCTACTTACATTTCTTTGAATataagaaaagaaactgagctCTAGTGTTGCCTACCCCTATGTTGTTGATATGGGTGAGCAAGCATGTGCTGTGAAAGGACCATGAGAAATACCTGATACAGGTTTATAAAGTCTCACACGTAATACGTATGTCAGCTATTTTCAGAAGAACAAagagatttgtttgcttttacatGGTTATCACCACAAAAATCACTGCCTTTGCTTGATAACAAGAAATTATAAGCTGTTGTCCCAATTTCAGGTTTTACTATTTAGGGGGCTTTGGGGATGATTTTAAATGAGTCGTATaaaatctaataatttttttaaaaactgcatggACCACTGCAGTTCCTTCTAAAAATTTCTTGCTTATAGAAAATAGCTGATGGTATGAAGAAACTCCAGTTTCCAACaaattatttcatgaaaaaattCATTACTAAAGAATTTTATTAAATCGGGAGGGATTAGTTTTGAGAATGAACTGCACATTCCATATCTTGTCTCGGTAAGTCACAACGTGCTTAAAGTGACGGTGAAATAACATGTTGATATCCTTTTATTCCCTAGTTATTAGGATGTTTACTTTACGAATCCATTGAATTAATTTCACAgaacagtgaaaaaacagaaaagcagaagccGTGTGCCTCAGCAAACACTGCAGGGTTAAGAGAGAATGCCTGCACTCTTACCTTTGTAGTATTTATCTTTTCCTTATTAAACTTAATCTTCTCCAGAAAGCCCTACGACCATGAATACAGAGAATAAAGAACGATGGCCCTTAAAAACATAGTCTCAAATGTAGTCTTACATGTCACTGGAATCAAATTAAGACACTTTAACTTGACAGGGTACCTGTGTGCCTGCCTTGCTTTCCATCACATGAAAGTAAGTTGTTAGTTAAGAAATAATCAGAGATTGTTACTTTAACATCACTCCTCTGTAATTCAAGTTccaattaataaaatatatgaaataattgTCTCCAGGAGGCTATTTTGCCACCACAGTACATTTACTGTATGGTGttttataatataatatattattaaatcattcttttattattaaaatgtaatcATGATATAAAATACTGTACTAATATATAATAATACAATAATCAGTGTCCCCGGTGTCAAAGGCTCAGGAGCCAGACCTTGGTTGGATCCCGTGGGCATCCAACCCTGGATATATCTGCGAATATCCAGGATTGCCTCATAGCATACGCACATGCAAGGTCAGGCCCCGTGCGAGAGCTGCAGCCTTCCCTGCTGGCACGAACTGGGATCCCAGGCAGGTCCACTCAGATCAGGAACTGGGCACATGCGTGGCTTTGTGTAATGTGGGTGACCGGCCCGCGCTACTCAAGCCCTCATGCTCGTCAGTTATGCTAGAATAAACTTCAGTGATCAATGGTCTCCGTATTTTGACAGAAATATGAGGGGAAGCTTCTGGTGGCTCCAGCATGCAAAACTTTAAATAAGTAATACTGGTTTTGGTGAATTTTTGCAAATATAAGATGCATTTAAGATGACACACTCAAGCAAtttacaaatatatgtatttgtagtAATTGCTCTCTTTTGTACGTTTCAGGTATCGTTTATGTCCTGAGTATAAGTATCCAGCCCAAACTCTGGACTGTCTCACTGCCACTATCCACTTTTTGAAGACTGCAGAAAACTACGGGGTGGATCCGGGTCGGATTATTGTTTGTGGGGATAGTGCAGGGGGCACTTTTACTGCTACTGTTTGCCAAGAACTGGTAAACAGAAGAGATATCCCGAAGATACGTGCCCAGGTACTGATCTATCCATTTCTCCAAGGACTGAACTTCAATCTGCCATCTcaccagaaaaatgctttcagtccCTTCTTGTCCCGGGAACGTGCAGTCCATTTTATTCTGAAGTACTTGAGTAAGGACTGCTCTATGAAGGAAGCTGTTCTGGCAGGTTCTCATGTTCCCGAGAGTATGAATTTGAAATATAGCAAATGGATAAATCCAGAACTTATCCCAGAGATATTTAAAGTGGGCTATAAACCACCGTTACCCACTTCATTTTTACCTCAAgtccacaaagaaacaaaagaactgCTTAAGACGAGACTTTCCCCCCTGTTAGCAGAAGATGCTGTTGTTTGCCGCCTACCTGATACTTGTATAATTACCTGTCAGCATGACGTGCTCAGAGACGAGGGACTCTTGTACAAGCAACGGTTAGAGGACAACAATGTAAAAGTGACCTGGTACCACGTGGAGGAAGGCTTCCACTGTGCACTGGGATTTTTTGGTTatggtattttctcttttccatcatCAAGTAAAATAGCGAACCACACTGTAAACTTTATAAAAGgctattaaaatgttttcttgaataCCGTGAACTGGTATGCAGCCAGAGTGTACTTCAATTAACTATTTACTAGCTATTTGTACATTAGAATCTAGGCAAGAAATAAGTTAATACAGCACAGTCTGCTGAATTCTGATTTTCAATTGCTATTACTTGGGAACACgatgtatttttcatctttttttttttcaaacccatTAATTGGTATCCTTGTTTTGCTGTTCTTATGTTGTAAgaatttttgttctcttcttaCATCAAAGAATAAAAACGC
This is a stretch of genomic DNA from Larus michahellis chromosome 16, bLarMic1.1, whole genome shotgun sequence. It encodes these proteins:
- the LOC141751950 gene encoding arylacetamide deacetylase-like 4 yields the protein MESFYALALIAGILVALVLLLLIATNRNSFKVEIPPDVDQPSKLRLYHCVYTLVEVLAKNLESLGILKEHILIRLIFDGLPACRDSKLFIKDLHFDEVPVRIYLPRVPSASKRRGVIFIHGGCGMFGSIRCYERICRYIARKSDSVVVSVGYRLCPEYKYPAQTLDCLTATIHFLKTAENYGVDPGRIIVCGDSAGGTFTATVCQELVNRRDIPKIRAQVLIYPFLQGLNFNLPSHQKNAFSPFLSRERAVHFILKYLSKDCSMKEAVLAGSHVPESMNLKYSKWINPELIPEIFKVGYKPPLPTSFLPQVHKETKELLKTRLSPLLAEDAVVCRLPDTCIITCQHDVLRDEGLLYKQRLEDNNVKVTWYHVEEGFHCALGFFGYGIFSFPSSSKIANHTVNFIKGY